The window TCTTTTTGTAGTTTGTTTTAACACTTAGCAGGTGGAAGCATTTAAGCAAACAAAATGactggttttttttttatggctAATGCACCAACCTAATTTCTGGTTGTATATCAAGATGCCATTAGTGTTGTACGCATACTGTAGGGTTTTTAATTGTCACGGTTAGTTTATCCTGTCTTGCTACTGAATTCGCATGAAGATATTTTTTGCATTGCTCAACATAATTGTTTGAATAAAACATCTTCCTGTCAGTAATTGACCGAAATTTTTAACCAAGTGTTGCAAGGACAACCTAATGTCATGGAACAAGTAAAATGGCTAAATAATTCAAGGAATGGCTCGCAATGATATAAGTATTGCTGGTAGTTATCTAATCATCAGTCAGCAATAATGAAAAACtaacttaaaagttaaaactgGATCAATCATCTTGATTCTGGCATTCTGCCTGTATGAATTTGCAGAAAAGGATATTCTAATACTAAAGTTAATTTTGTATATCGTTACATATtatcaaaaattatttgacGTCTGCTTCTCACTTGTCTGTTGGcaaatgatttttcatttacttCTGTATGCAGGTATGTTGTGAAGGATGTTCTTGGCCAAGGCACATTTGGGCAGGTTGCTAAGTGTTGGGTAGCAGAAATGAACAGTTTTGTTGCTGtcaagataataaaaaatttacctGCATTTTACCAGCAGGCACTTGTTGAAGTTGCCATCCTAACAACAGTAAGCCTGCTCTGTACTtggttttgtcatttttatctGGTTCAACTAAAACTCTTTGTGGTAGATTTTCaaccttttgtttctttgtgtAGTTAAATAAGAAGTTTGATCCTGAGGATAAGAACCACATTGTTCGGATATATGATTACTTTGTACATCAGAATCACTTGTGCATTGTCTTTGAGCTGCTTGATGTTAATCTGTAAGTTATTGGTCCACGAATATTTCATTTAGAGATAAGTCATTTTTTGCTTGATCACACCCGGGGAGCTTAGCTGCATTGCCTTGAGAATCTTGTATCAGGTATGAGCTTATCAAGCTGAATCATTTTAGAGGATTGTCGTTGAGCATCGTGCAGTTATTCTCAAAACAggttatatattttcttttatcaaaGTTGAGCGTGGATATTAAGAAAGTTCATTCATGAAATAGACTGTTGAATTTGTCAATGCGTTATAAGATTGATCTCTTGTCATTCCAGATATTGCGGGGATTGGCTCTTATGAAAGACGCTGGCATAATTCATTGTGATCTAAAGCCAGAAAATATTCTGTTATCTACAAGGTGAGCTACTCTTGATGATTtgaacccaaaaaaaaaagaacttaTATATCTAAATGATTGAGTCATAACCTTGACAGTGTGAAGCCACcagaaatcaaaatcatagACTTTGGATCAGCTTGTAGAGAAGATCGCACCGTTTATTCTTATATACAGGTAAGTAATTCTCATTTTGGGATTTATAAACTTGTTGATACCAATTTTGGTTTAGTTTGATAAGCTATTGaccttttttatttgcagAGTCGGTACTATAGATCACCAGAAGTTCTTCTTGGATACCAGTATCCttgaaaatgatataaatCCCCACCCCACCCCCACCCCCACCCCATGAAGAAACTAATCCAATTTTGTTGGTAGACCGGGACCATGGATCTTGCCTTAATCGAGAAGCTAATCTTAATCACAGTACTTCTGACTGCGAAAAAGGAAAGCAAGTGTTTAATAAGTCACTTGGGTTTGAGGAACTAAATTCTTGGGctacatttattttcttcttctcctcctctctgttattatatttttttattatgcttTCTACCCATTCCATCGATTCTTTATGATGCAAAAAAGATACTTTTGTAGATCTTAACCTTGCATAGGTACACCACAGCTATTGACATGTGGTCATTTGGGTGCATTGTTGCCGAGTTATTTCTTGGGCTACCATTGTTTCCAGGAGTTTCAGAGTATGATCTTTTGCGGAGGATGATTAAAATTCTGGGGTATGACACATCATCCTCTTTCTTTCTTGGAATTTAATTAGCTAATCTTTCAACAAGTGAAAAGCAACGTTTGAAGTATATGTTTCTGGAGATGTTTATCGTCGATCCTtacgtttcattttcaattattatctTTGTTTGGGCatgtttcatttgttttaaatgaaagCCCCTATGTACTCTTCAGTTATTTGAAACCTTTCTATTACCCAAACGTCTTACGGCGATTCCCTTAAGGTCTGGTTCTGCTAGTTAATCCACTCGCTTAATTTAAATCAGTTCCACCCTTTTTATGGCTGCTGTTGTCTAACAAATGTCCTTTACTGTTGATCTTTGTGGTCTGGTGCCTCACAAAGTAAATTAATGAAATCCAATCCTGCTCTTGGGACGAAATAGATTTGGTTCAGGGCACgtattgaataaaattgtgtACTTACGATTGAAAATGTTGTTTGAATTTAGATAAGCTATATGCTCTTAGGTAAGGCATAAGCATAGATTGGGAAAAGCATAATGTCTACTTGATATCGAAGTTTGACATGCTGTCCAAGACACACAACTAGATGCTGGAAACGACATGCTGTCAATACGCTCAACAAGATGCTGCAACACTCCTCGATGGCAGTTGTTTCTGTTTCCCACCCCAATCCTGCTGCTGCTCGACCATAGTCACACACTACCTCATGGCATTTCCACAGTCATTGTCATCCAGTGTCATTTTCTAAACCTACGATGTTAATGAACTAACTCTGTTCTCCAGGCTTTTCCTATTCAAATTGCTAAGATCTAATACTAAGGTGGTGCAAAATTGCTCCAAGATTTCCTACCATGAGATCTTCTTTCCCTCATTCTTCCTCATTTGTATTTCAGAGATCTTTAGATGTAATTTGCCTCAAATCTATTAATGGTTgaattttaactttatttcgAAGATGCTACCCTCAATCTAAGAATCAATGCTaaacaatattattagatATTTAggcatatttttttacttcatctcTTGGAATACATTATCAAGTATCTTTCATTAATTAGTTCACAAACAACGACAAAATATTGCATTTGGGAACCTCTGCATTGTAAAATTTTACTTTGCTCAGATCTTAGCTATCTTGTAAGTTGGCTTAGTCTGCTAAATTTGCAGAGTCCAACCTCCTGATTATATTCTAAGGAATCTAAAAAACACTAGCAAGTTTTTCAAGTTTGTTGGGAGCATCAACCATGATGACAGAGACCAGAGTCACAAATGCAATTGCAGCATGTATCAGGTTTTGACTGAAGAAGAATATGCAGCTGTAAGCGCCTTTTTAAACCTTTATTAGGTTACAGcttgatgatttttcattgTTAGGGTTTTGTGTGTAATCTAATGTGTACAGGTTCTATGTAGTATTTATCTGTATTTGTGCAAATAATAATCTCTATGCATATACATGTATAATATACTTTATTAATGGATGCGTAGCTGTATATCTTGAATTTTGAGGTTTTCTTCTTAGATTccttttatatcaattttcaaCTGTACTACACAGTCTTCACCTTAATTTTTAAGGAAAATTGCCGGAAAAACCATGAAGTTTGGTCAATTTCGAGTCTGTCGTGCGACTTTAAAAAATCGTCgggaaaaatcatgaaatttggatttgttcTCAATTATCCCACAGCGAAAAGTATGGCCGCCTATGTGTAATACCTTGATGACGTGTTTCAACCAAATAACTTCGTTTTGTTTATGAATAGGCGACATTATTTAACTCACTGGCAGTCACGCCTATGTATGATTTCACGGCTTCCATATCAGATACAACTTCTGACCAAACTTATGGGTTTTCCAACAATTTTCCGTTTTCTAGTTATATGTTTATTCCTTTCCTGTATTTAGGATTTGGATGGTTATTTGGGATTTTGTATTATCTCACTTTTTACAGTTTTTCATGTTGATCCATAAGTTGGTAAAGGCACATTGCTCATCCAAACCATCGCAACGAGTTCTATGTTGCTCATCTGATACGCTTCCATGAAAATAATGTGGcttatgaattatgatataCTTGTAGAATACTTATGGTGGGTCCTGGTGTAATATTGTACTGTACTAACTAAGTCGGCATGCTCTCCTAGTTCTTAGCCCTggaattttcatttatgcTATCACTTATTCTTCATGCTAGTTATTTTAGCGCTTCTTTTTTTCAGAGGGAATCGAAGAAGCCTTCTATAGGAAAGGAGTACTTCAACCATATGAACCTTGAAGCAATTGTCACAAAGTACCCTTACAGGAAGAATTTGTCAGAGGAAGAATTTCGTAAAGGTTATCATTTCTTCCAAGAAGCTACCTAGGGACAtaactttctattttcttgttcattatttttgtgatacatTATTGACTGTCTATTTTAACAGAAAGTCAAATACGATTAGCTCTTATTGATTTCCTAAAAGGGCTCGTCGAATTTGATCCGGATAAAAGGTGGTCACCTTTGCAGGTATTGAAGAACTTTAGCATCTCATAAGTATGGTCATTCAATTGATTCTCTTTGTCTGATAGCATTCAATTATTAATGTGTTTTAGGCTTCAAAGCACCCTTTTATTACCGGGGAACCTTTCACATGCCCTTATAAACCTGCTCCAGAGACACCGTACATGGTGAGTAAGTATGTATGAATTGCCTTCTATATAAATGCATTGGCATGCTTCTGTTCTTTCTTTTACCTTTTGGaagatataaaaaagaattcaaCCATTTTTGTTTGTGCGACGTATGAGTTAAGCCTTTACCCATGGATGAATTGGTGAAGATCTTGATACAGACACTTGATTCATTGATTGATTTGTATATAGATTTAGTTGTGTACATGACGCTTCCTATTTCTTGGGTGGTttcatcaattatatattttttgcttcCTTTTCCAGCCCGTTTCTCAAAATGTTAAGGTGGACCACCATCCTGCTGGGGGTCATTGGATTGCCACTGGTCTGTCTGTTAATAATGTGAGGAATTTTCATTCAATATATTATGCAGTTCCTTTTGTTTATCTGGATGCAAAAATTTGACTTTGCAGGCCTTCTTATGTAGCAATCAGGAAGAAACAGAGCTATGATACCCAGCAGCCCGCATTACCAATTTGTGCCACATGTGCATCCAGGTAGTTACGGTAGCTTGGGAAGCCATGGGAGTTACAATGATGGCCTGGGGCTTGGAAGCAGTTATGGAAGTTTTGGTGACAACAGCAATTTCCATGCATTTTATTCTCCAGCAGGTCCTTCTGGAATGAATCTCTATGCAAAAAGTGGTAACTCATTTCTTGGGAATAGTCCTGATACTAGGCGCATGATGCAACTACCACACAGCGGTGGAATTGGTTTTAGCCCTGGAAATTTTGCACCTATGTCCCTTGGTTCTAGCCCTTCACAATTTACTCCTCCTAGCTCCTATAATCAGATTTCAGCAGGTTCGCCCAGACATTACGGTCCTCCTTCTCCTGTAAGAGGGAGTTGTCATGGATCTCCTTTAGGAAAGATGGCATCAGGAAACCATCACCACAGAAGAAAGAATTGGTCCTATCATGGAAATTTACATTCCCAAGACACTGCACCGTCTTCTAACTGTCAAGGAAATGTCACCGATATGAACTTCTGCCAGCCTGAGGGGAACTCTCATGTATTTGTAGGCTCTCCATCTCACCGACAGCCCAACTTAAATGCATCAACATGGAGACCACCCCAAGGAGGGAGGAATGTAGCATCAAATCACTCCTCTTCATGCATGCAAACAGTCCAAGGAGGTGCAGTTGAAAAGCATGAGGCTAGTAACTCACTGCCTGATCCTGGAGACTGGGATCCCAATTATAAGTAAGCATGTAAATCTAGTAATGcattttgacataaaaaacatCACTCTATTCATATAGATGTTCTGATTATTGATGTGCTTATATCTTGTGAAATCTTGTAATCTGTACATGGTTTTATATTgcactatttttaattttttttcagtgAAGAACTTCTTTTGGAAGAGGATAGTTCTGATGTGCACAGCATGAGAAATCAATTTATCAAGGGGATGGACTTGCGACCACCTTCAATGTCCATTGGACCATTGAGTGGAGCTGGAAATTCAAGTCAGGTCTCCAGTGCTGCTCTTTCAGTGCAAAGGCAAGCTTTTATATATGCAGAATATATAAACGACAgtctttaaatatatttttctttcattaatCCATTTTACCATAGCTTTCAGCACAGTAGACATTACTGCTAGTAGTATCAGATGTACACCTCTTTCATGActtgttaaaaaataaattgcaaaTTATACTGCTAGTAGTATCAGATGTACACCTCTTTATATATGCAGACTATATCTGATATTCATATTTAGCATAGTTGTATCCCTTTGTGTGGCCTATGTGGACAAATAATTGAACTTTGCCTCTACAATTGAAACTTCGATGTCCTTGTTTTGATATCATTGGACAGTAAAGAGAGGATTGAGTCTTTCAAGCTTTCTTGAACTACTCCATTGTTAATAGAGAAGCTCAGTCTAgtctttttctttatgttgTTGGATCACTTAGGCACGAAGGGCCTATTCAGTCTTTTTCTCGTGGCGAAGGAGGGAGCAATCCTCCAATCCGCGGTTATGTCCACACAACATATTCAACGCCTCATTTGGCGCTGAATTCTCCCAGCCGCTTGGGGCAGCAGCCAGTTCAGCGGCTCAACATAGGGAGATCAGCTCAATTTCACGACGGTATGATCTCCTGTCTACGTTTTTGTAAGCGTATAGAGCGTGTTATCTCGACCGCCCCTTTCCAATATGTTCTAACAAAACTTACTTACAGGAGGACAGAGAGGGAGCTACTCGGTCTCCAATACACCTCATGGGAGAAAAGATTACAGAAGGAATGCATAATGTAAAATGTTATGATGAGATGAGGAGGAgaaatcattatttatatgttaGCATTCCATTTCCTGCAACTtgtaattttttccttttttagtacaTATTTTTTCCTTGAGAGTTTATTGAGAAAAGAATGACTATCGACGTGGCTCTCTTGTTTGAAATgggtaaaagaaagaaattgatatgGGGATCGATATAAGCATGATTGAAATGCTTATTTATCGTTTTGTtgaatataattgaaaattagtaaTATCACTCGAATCCATGGGAATAGATACGAATTTGTGTTTGCACACACACCACTTGATTCACCTCTAAAAATCTAAACCAGCCAATAGCTGTTGGCCTCTCCCTTTTTCCGTATATTATCCCCGCATTTTCCATAAATGCTAgtaataatcaatattaatcCTCCATTTTCGTTGCTTCTTCTCTAAGCATTATTTATTCACATTTATCATTATCATGCATGCAAGCTAAATTAGGTAATCACACAGCTGTTACCCTAGTTGTAAACTAAACCATACATACATCTCTTTAAAAGTTCATATTTATGTGGGCAGaaagagtaatattttttaaattcatatgtAGAAACTTTCAAATTTCACCCTTACTCTACCGTATACTATCATTATACACTCTCGTACGCCCGTTAATTAAAAGTGTCTCAATTATCTTTAGATTAATAAGtaccaactaagttgagaTATAACTTTTGAActcggagattaagaaattgtgttgaaaagtagtagagagaaataaagtaggaaataaaaaaaaaaagagtaaagtaaatagtggaataaagtatgagtgattgaatgttttattttatttttttgttaaagaaagaaatgactcaatttaatTGGGACATACAAAGAAGAATATGACTATCTTAGATGGGATGGaaagaatattttataatgagataaagaataaagtaagagataaagagaatgaaataaaagaaagaattactttgaaaatagaaatatgaatttattaatatggaaGAGAATATTAATAGAGTAAgagatggagtaataattttgaaatttgtaggTTGTAGGAGAGTCTGTATTGTGTTTTGGAATATTTGAGAGCGCGGCGAAATGAGGTCCAGATAAATTAAGACTTAATCGCCGATTAATTATTAAGTTCCACACCTGTGCATTATTCTCCTCCACATGATTCCGTTTTAATTGAGTGAATCTCCAGATTCATTTGCCTATGATGGAGGCGTCCAGCCTTTACTGCGGCTGCTTGTCCGCCTCTATCTTCGGTCTCCGCCGCCACCACTCCATCTCACTCTACCAATTCTCCAATCGCCGCCGCCTCCGTCTCTGCTGCACCACTCCCCTCCCCGCTCCCGCTCCCATCAAGAAGAGAAGAATcacccgccgccgccgcaaaATTGTTCAAAAAGATGAGCTCAAAGAGAGCCCCAAGAACGGAGACCCTCTGGGGCGTCGGGATTTGGGGAAGGCGGTGGTGAAATGGATGTCCCAAGGCATGAAAGCTATGGCCTTGGACATCGCCACGGCGGAGATGGAGGAGGAGAGTGAGTTTGCTGAGCTGTTGCAGCGTATGGGCCCTGGCCTCACCTTTGTTATTCAGGCTCAGCCTTATCTCAACGCCGTCCCCATGCCTATTGGTATGGAGGTCGCCTGCCTCAAGGCCTGCACTCATTATCCCACCCTCTTCGACCACTTCCAGAGGGAGCTCAGAGACGTCCTTCAGCACCTCCAGAACAAGTCCCTCGTCTCTGATTGGCGCCAAACTAAGTCATGGATGCTGCTCAAGGACCTTGCCAATTCTGGTTTGCATCTTCTCTCCTCccttctctcttcattcttgttcttatttcatttgatttgatttgattggtttgttttcattttgcaGCTCAGCATAGGGCCATTGCGAGGAAGACTTCTATCCCCAAATCTGCCCACGGCGTTCTTGGCTTGCGGATCGACAAGATCAGAGACATTCAGGGCAGAATCGACGACTTCACCAACCACATGTCCAAGCTGCTTCGTATAGAGAGGGATGCTGAGTTGGAATTCACCGAGGAAGAGCTCAACGCTATTCCAACCCCCGACGAGAACTCTGCGAAGCCAATTGAATTCTTGGTCAGCCACTCCCAGGCAGAGCAGGAACTCTGTGATACCATATGCAATCTCAATGCTGTCAGCACATATACTGGTTGGTTTCATTCGTTGCAATATATGATACTATATGTACTGGTGTGTGTGGCCTTGTGACTGAAACAACTCACAGTCATTAGTTTGCAGGGTTAGGAGGGATGCATTTGGTTTTGTTTAGAGTTGATGGGAACCACAGATTGCCACCCACTAACCTTTCCCCTGGAGACATGGTTTGTGTGAGGATATGTGACAGTAGAGGGGCTGGCGCCACATCATGCATTCAGGGCTTTGTTAATAATCTTGGGGATGATGGGTGTAGCATTACAGTTGCCCTTGAATCCCGTCATGGGGATCCTACATTTTCTAAACTATTTGGCAAGAATATTCGCATAGATCGCATCCAAGGATTGGCTGATACACTCACATATGAGGTACTTACTAACTACATACCATCTTTATATATGGAAACTGCACTTGTTAATCTATGACATGGATCAACATACACGGTATGGTATTATGTACCCTTTAGTTAGATATAGAATgattaaaaaacatttttagcCACCCTAATTGTACCAAAAATATGCCCCATAAAGATCATGTCATGAGGAACTTCTGTTGGTGATATGAGTcccttttgtttttgtttcataatcTTTTATTTGCAATTGACTCATAGTTTGGAACTTTCCATTGTCTTCTCTGTGCAGCGTAACTGTGAAGCTCTAATGATGCTTCATAAGAAAGGTTTACAGAAAAAGAATTGTTCAATAGCAGTGGTTTCTACAATTTTTGGAGATAAAGAGGATATTGCATGGCTCGAGGACAATGACGTGGTAGATTGGGATGAAGCAGAATTGAATGGGTTGTTAGATAGTGAATGTTATGATGAATCCCAGAAAAGAGCAATTGCATTAGGTTTAAACAAGAAGCGTCCTATACTTGTAATTCAAGGGCCTCCTGGAACTGGAAAGAGTGGGGTGCTCAAGCAACTAATTTCCCTTGTTGTTAGACAGGGAGAAAGGGTACTTGTCACGGCACCTACTAATGCTGCTGTCGACAATATGGTTGAGAAGCTATCTGATATTGGAGCTAACATTGTACGCTTTGGTAATCCTGCAAGAATATCACCTACTGTAGCTTCCAAATCATTGGTTGAAATTGTAAATAATAGACTTGTAGATTACAAATCAGAATTTGAGAGGAAGAAATCTAATTTAAGGAAGGACCTTAGTCATTGCTTAAAAGATGATTCCTTGGCTGCTGGTATACGTCAGCTTCTCAAACAGTTAGGAAAGGcaatgaagaagaaggagagggAAACAGTACGAGAAATTCTTTCAAGCGCTCAAGTTGTGCTTTCCACAAATATTGGAGCAGCTGACCCCATGATTAGATGCCTTGACTCATTTGACTTGGTAGTCATAGATGAAGCGGCTCAAGCCATCGAACCTTCTTGTTGGATTCCAATACTTCTTGGAAAGCGTTGTATACTTGCTGGTGACCAGTGCCAACTTGCGCCAGTGATCTTATCCAGAAAAGCCTTGGAAGGTGGTCTAGGAACATCGTTATTGGAAAGAGCATCAACATTGCACGAAGGGGTTCTTGCAACGAAATTGACAATACAGTATAGGATGAACGACGCAATAGCTGGCTGGGCTTCAAAAGAGATGTATAATGGACAGCTCAAGTCCTCTGCCACTGTTACTTCTCATCTTCTTTCTGATTCTCCATATGTCAAGGTAATATATGCTCTAtgacaaatatttaatatttttatttgttacagAAGTTACATTGGTACATTTATCTTAAGCATGTGGGAGACTGACACTGACCTATACTTATGCAGCAAACATGGATAACACAATGCCCCTTGTTACTGCTTGACACGAGAATGCCATATGGAAGTCTTTCTGTTGGCTGTGAAGAACAACTAGACCCTGCTGGAACAGGTTCCTTTTACAATGATGGTGAAGCGGATATTGTCGTACaacatgtgttttccttaatTTATGCTGGTAATGACCTACAAGTTACAAGTGTCTTCTCATTTAGTTAAACACTTTTGGTTCCATCTGACAACATACCACCCACACACTAAGAACTAACATTGGCATTCTTAAATCCCCCAACAAAATTACTTGGATAAAAACTTACAGACTGAATGCTAGATCACCTATATGCTTTTGAAGAAGTCGGGTGCTTTTTGAGGTGGTATGAAGTGAAAGGTCAAATATTTCAAGTCAATTCTGAAGATACCATTAAAAGATGATGCATCATAGGATGAGTTTCTCTTGAGAATGATATTTACTTAGCAATGTAGGgggtaaaaaaaaacttatagCATTTACGTAAGGCAATAGTCGGCATGATTAATCTTTATTTCCTTTCAATTAATTGTGTTACATGTCAAAGCCATGTAAATTGAACTACTTCATATTTAATTCTATCACACTTTCGAACCttgagatttttattttggactAGAACTTTCTCAATACTAGATTTTACATGTTGGTTTACAGAAGAAGTATTCTCCTCTTTAATAGTATAAGTTTTCAGTTGTAGTTACATTGTCTTCTAGTTCTGATATGATTGAACTCATCTGCTTGCAAATTGGTCGTTGTTGTAGACAGGATTTTATCATAGCGCATCCTAGATATATATTTGAAGGATGTTAATGCATAAGAATTAATATTGGAACTgttttaaatgcataaatttgagaaattaCTTGTATGGTAATtattgtactcccttcgtcccataatagatgtcacactttcctttttagttgaAGTTCTGTTGCAGCTCAATTTGGAAAAcctttgtcccataaaatatgtcacatttccatttttggaaaaagcgctctctcacattaatataaatNNNNNNNNNNNNNNNNNNNNNNNNNNNN is drawn from Salvia hispanica cultivar TCC Black 2014 chromosome 6, UniMelb_Shisp_WGS_1.0, whole genome shotgun sequence and contains these coding sequences:
- the LOC125193343 gene encoding dual specificity protein kinase YAK1 homolog translates to MEEASTAATREAESPQLSESPTSSSSSSSWRPRPLAFRPYSPTLHTNTNPQHLRVVVRRPLVARLTKDIVEIYQLCNPQFRYSEELNLKRFLTSPSTGLLNDGCDNENSDLILSVNYSLVNSNINQRYVVKDVLGQGTFGQVAKCWVAEMNSFVAVKIIKNLPAFYQQALVEVAILTTLNKKFDPEDKNHIVRIYDYFVHQNHLCIVFELLDVNLYELIKLNHFRGLSLSIVQLFSKQILRGLALMKDAGIIHCDLKPENILLSTSVKPPEIKIIDFGSACREDRTVYSYIQSRYYRSPEVLLGYQYTTAIDMWSFGCIVAELFLGLPLFPGVSEYDLLRRMIKILGVQPPDYILRNLKNTSKFFKFVGSINHDDRDQSHKCNCSMYQVLTEEEYAARESKKPSIGKEYFNHMNLEAIVTKYPYRKNLSEEEFRKESQIRLALIDFLKGLVEFDPDKRWSPLQASKHPFITGEPFTCPYKPAPETPYMPVSQNVKVDHHPAGGHWIATGLSVNNQSGRNRAMIPSSPHYQFVPHVHPGSYGSLGSHGSYNDGLGLGSSYGSFGDNSNFHAFYSPAGPSGMNLYAKSGNSFLGNSPDTRRMMQLPHSGGIGFSPGNFAPMSLGSSPSQFTPPSSYNQISAGSPRHYGPPSPVRGSCHGSPLGKMASGNHHHRRKNWSYHGNLHSQDTAPSSNCQGNVTDMNFCQPEGNSHVFVGSPSHRQPNLNASTWRPPQGGRNVASNHSSSCMQTVQGGAVEKHEASNSLPDPGDWDPNYNEELLLEEDSSDVHSMRNQFIKGMDLRPPSMSIGPLSGAGNSSQVSSAALSVQRHEGPIQSFSRGEGGSNPPIRGYVHTTYSTPHLALNSPSRLGQQPVQRLNIGRSAQFHDGGQRGSYSVSNTPHGRKDYRRNA
- the LOC125195904 gene encoding DNA-binding protein SMUBP-2-like, which gives rise to MMEASSLYCGCLSASIFGLRRHHSISLYQFSNRRRLRLCCTTPLPAPAPIKKRRITRRRRKIVQKDELKESPKNGDPLGRRDLGKAVVKWMSQGMKAMALDIATAEMEEESEFAELLQRMGPGLTFVIQAQPYLNAVPMPIGMEVACLKACTHYPTLFDHFQRELRDVLQHLQNKSLVSDWRQTKSWMLLKDLANSAQHRAIARKTSIPKSAHGVLGLRIDKIRDIQGRIDDFTNHMSKLLRIERDAELEFTEEELNAIPTPDENSAKPIEFLVSHSQAEQELCDTICNLNAVSTYTGLGGMHLVLFRVDGNHRLPPTNLSPGDMVCVRICDSRGAGATSCIQGFVNNLGDDGCSITVALESRHGDPTFSKLFGKNIRIDRIQGLADTLTYERNCEALMMLHKKGLQKKNCSIAVVSTIFGDKEDIAWLEDNDVVDWDEAELNGLLDSECYDESQKRAIALGLNKKRPILVIQGPPGTGKSGVLKQLISLVVRQGERVLVTAPTNAAVDNMVEKLSDIGANIVRFGNPARISPTVASKSLVEIVNNRLVDYKSEFERKKSNLRKDLSHCLKDDSLAAGIRQLLKQLGKAMKKKERETVREILSSAQVVLSTNIGAADPMIRCLDSFDLVVIDEAAQAIEPSCWIPILLGKRCILAGDQCQLAPVILSRKALEGGLGTSLLERASTLHEGVLATKLTIQYRMNDAIAGWASKEMYNGQLKSSATVTSHLLSDSPYVKQTWITQCPLLLLDTRMPYGSLSVGCEEQLDPAGTGSFYNDGEADIVVQHVFSLIYAGNDLQVTSVFSFS